One genomic segment of Vibrio penaeicida includes these proteins:
- the sufB gene encoding Fe-S cluster assembly protein SufB — protein MTAIEIQPEVQEAMNKEGYKEGFYTQLDNDTLEKGINEEVVRAISAKRNEPDWMLEFRLEAYRLWKDMEEPHWLKAEYPSLDYQNYSYYSAPSCGKCEGSDLESDGSNEFLTKEVEDAFDQLGVPVREGSEVAVDAIFDSVSVTTTYRDELKEQGIIFCSFSEAIHDYPELVRKYLGTVVPPKDNFFAALNAAVASDGSFVYIPPGVRCPRELSTYFRINQAKTGQFERTILVADEGAYVSYIEGCSAPVRDTYQLHAAVVEVIIHKDAEVKYSTVQNWFSGVEGTKGGILNFVTKRAVCEGANSKMSWTQSETGSAITWKYPSVILKGDNSVGEFFSVALTNGDQKADTGTKMIHIGKNTKSTIISKGISAGKSENSYRGLVKVLPSAEGARNFTQCDSMLIGADCGAHTFPYVEVKNSTAQVEHEATTSRIGEDQLFYCVQRGISEDDAISMIVNGFCKDVFSELPLEFAIEAQKLLSISLEHSVG, from the coding sequence ATGACTGCAATTGAAATTCAGCCTGAAGTCCAAGAGGCGATGAATAAGGAAGGATACAAAGAAGGGTTTTATACTCAGCTTGATAACGACACCTTAGAAAAAGGCATTAATGAGGAAGTGGTACGTGCCATTTCAGCCAAAAGGAATGAACCGGATTGGATGCTAGAATTCCGTCTGGAAGCATACCGACTTTGGAAAGACATGGAAGAGCCTCATTGGCTGAAAGCGGAATACCCATCCCTGGATTACCAAAACTACAGCTATTACTCCGCACCAAGCTGTGGCAAATGTGAAGGAAGCGATCTTGAATCTGACGGTTCGAATGAATTTCTGACCAAAGAAGTGGAAGACGCGTTTGACCAACTAGGTGTGCCTGTTCGTGAAGGTTCTGAAGTGGCCGTTGATGCCATTTTCGATTCCGTTTCAGTGACCACAACTTACCGTGATGAGCTGAAAGAGCAGGGCATTATATTCTGTTCGTTCAGTGAAGCGATTCACGACTATCCAGAATTGGTCCGCAAGTATTTAGGTACGGTTGTTCCTCCAAAAGACAACTTTTTTGCAGCGTTGAATGCTGCCGTTGCATCTGACGGATCGTTTGTCTACATTCCGCCTGGTGTGCGTTGCCCTCGTGAATTATCGACCTATTTTCGAATTAACCAAGCAAAGACTGGTCAGTTCGAGCGTACAATTCTAGTGGCGGATGAAGGCGCGTACGTGAGCTACATCGAAGGGTGTTCTGCACCAGTTCGAGATACCTACCAGCTGCATGCTGCGGTAGTAGAAGTCATTATCCACAAAGATGCGGAAGTAAAATACTCAACGGTTCAGAACTGGTTCTCTGGCGTTGAAGGTACCAAAGGTGGAATCTTGAACTTCGTGACCAAGCGTGCTGTGTGTGAAGGCGCAAACAGCAAAATGTCTTGGACGCAGTCAGAGACGGGTTCTGCGATTACTTGGAAATACCCAAGCGTTATCCTTAAGGGTGATAACTCTGTCGGTGAGTTTTTCTCGGTTGCATTGACTAATGGCGACCAAAAAGCCGACACCGGTACCAAGATGATCCACATTGGTAAGAACACCAAGTCGACCATCATCTCTAAAGGTATCTCTGCGGGTAAGAGTGAAAACAGCTACCGCGGGTTGGTGAAAGTATTGCCAAGTGCGGAAGGCGCTCGAAACTTTACCCAGTGTGATTCAATGCTTATCGGTGCTGATTGTGGTGCGCATACGTTCCCTTACGTAGAAGTGAAAAATTCTACTGCACAGGTTGAGCATGAAGCGACGACGTCTCGAATCGGTGAAGATCAGCTCTTCTACTGCGTTCAACGTGGTATCAGTGAAGACGATGCTATTTCGATGATCGTTAACGGCTTCTGCAAAGATGTATTCTCTGAGTTGCCGCTCGAATTCGCTATTGAAGCACAAAAACTCCTTTCCATCAGTTTAGAACACAGCGTGGGCTAA
- the sufA gene encoding Fe-S cluster assembly scaffold SufA produces the protein MASHTGESVNTDGAESFSIEDAQWQGITLTPAAAKRVQQLSTDGKAIHLSVKSSGCTGYAYVLDQIDEPQHGDLSFESNGATLFVALTAMPFLDGTEVDYVREGLNQTFTYKNPNVKAECGCGESFGI, from the coding sequence ATGGCATCTCATACCGGAGAATCCGTTAATACTGACGGAGCAGAGTCGTTCTCAATCGAGGACGCCCAATGGCAAGGTATTACATTAACACCCGCAGCAGCTAAACGTGTACAGCAGCTTTCAACTGATGGAAAAGCAATTCATTTGTCGGTGAAATCTTCTGGTTGCACTGGCTACGCGTACGTTCTCGATCAAATCGATGAACCTCAGCATGGTGACCTTTCTTTTGAATCTAATGGTGCAACTCTATTTGTTGCGCTTACTGCGATGCCATTCCTTGATGGCACTGAAGTGGACTACGTCCGCGAAGGGCTGAATCAGACCTTTACCTACAAAAATCCTAACGTCAAAGCCGAGTGTGGCTGTGGTGAGAGCTTTGGTATTTAG
- the sufC gene encoding Fe-S cluster assembly ATPase SufC, translating into MLEIKDLKASVEDNQILNGINLSIKPGEVHAIMGPNGSGKSTLSSTLAGKDDYEITDGEILFKGKDLADLDPDERAGEGVFLAFQYPVEIPGVSNKLFLKTALNGIRDYRGEPELDRFDFEDLLEEKADLLKMPVDLLNRSVNEGFSGGEKKRNDILQMAVLEPQLCILDETDSGLDIDALKAVSDGVNALRDGNRSFIVVTHYQRILDYIKPDFVHVLYKGKIVKSGDHTLAKELEDKGYGWIIGEE; encoded by the coding sequence ATGTTAGAAATTAAAGATTTAAAAGCCAGTGTTGAGGATAACCAAATCCTTAACGGTATTAACCTATCCATCAAGCCAGGCGAAGTACACGCCATTATGGGACCAAACGGTTCAGGCAAAAGTACGTTGTCTTCTACGCTGGCTGGTAAAGACGATTACGAAATCACGGATGGTGAAATCCTGTTCAAAGGCAAAGATCTAGCGGATCTTGATCCCGATGAGCGCGCTGGTGAAGGTGTATTCCTTGCATTCCAATACCCAGTAGAAATCCCTGGCGTGAGCAACAAGTTGTTCCTGAAAACTGCACTGAATGGCATCCGTGATTACCGTGGTGAGCCTGAACTGGACCGCTTCGATTTTGAAGACCTACTAGAAGAAAAAGCGGACTTGCTGAAAATGCCTGTCGATCTGCTTAACCGTTCTGTAAACGAAGGGTTTTCTGGCGGCGAGAAAAAACGCAACGACATCCTACAAATGGCAGTACTAGAGCCACAGCTTTGTATTCTTGATGAGACAGACTCGGGTCTAGATATTGATGCACTTAAAGCGGTATCGGATGGTGTGAATGCATTGCGCGACGGCAACCGTTCTTTCATCGTGGTGACTCACTATCAGCGTATTCTTGATTACATCAAACCTGACTTTGTTCACGTTCTGTACAAAGGCAAAATTGTGAAATCTGGCGATCACACCTTGGCGAAAGAGTTAGAGGACAAAGGTTATGGTTGGATTATCGGAGAAGAGTAG
- the msrA gene encoding peptide-methionine (S)-S-oxide reductase MsrA: protein MTMSVATFGGGCFWCTEALFQQVRGVKSVASGYSGGHTKNPAYREVCNGTTGHAEVVQIEFDSDEVSFADLVEIHLTTHNPTTPDRQGADRGTQYRSIILTHDDEQDETARSVIETLSPEFEHPIVTEVAPYEQFYKAEGKHQNYYRANPEGRYCQMVISPKLNKFRVSHGDKMR from the coding sequence ATGACAATGTCAGTAGCAACATTCGGTGGTGGCTGCTTTTGGTGTACAGAAGCGTTATTCCAACAAGTCCGCGGTGTTAAATCGGTAGCCAGTGGCTACAGTGGTGGGCACACCAAAAATCCCGCTTACCGTGAAGTGTGTAATGGTACGACGGGGCATGCTGAGGTGGTGCAAATTGAGTTTGATTCCGACGAAGTCAGCTTTGCTGATTTGGTTGAAATTCACTTAACCACTCATAACCCAACAACGCCGGATCGCCAAGGAGCAGATAGGGGTACGCAATATCGCAGTATCATTCTGACCCATGACGATGAACAGGATGAAACCGCCCGATCTGTCATAGAGACGCTATCGCCAGAGTTTGAACACCCGATAGTGACTGAAGTCGCCCCATATGAGCAGTTCTATAAGGCGGAAGGAAAGCACCAAAACTATTACCGCGCTAACCCTGAAGGTCGATATTGCCAAATGGTGATTTCACCAAAGCTGAATAAATTCAGGGTATCTCATGGCGACAAAATGAGATAG
- a CDS encoding SMP-30/gluconolactonase/LRE family protein, giving the protein MNYDMLEDSTCVIGESPICVEGKILVWVDAESSQIYQLDLQSKKTHNIHVGLPVTAIAKIKKSGWLLVTKIGIYACDPNFQRYEYLGNPVKNNPKLRPNDGVVSPAGDLWFGTMNQEELEAPDGALFILHKETMQIQQLDCGFSVTNGIAFDVKNHCAYVSNMFQRKVYRYQLDTRWKAIQSKRGFVELPQGTGLPDGLKVDSKGRLYICHWGAGIITVYQSDGQYVQSIPLPIRHATRCTFIDNGLLALTTASYNMTEQELQRQPLSGTTLRIDLGADVSGTDFEFEAQISP; this is encoded by the coding sequence ATGAATTACGACATGTTAGAAGACTCCACTTGCGTGATTGGAGAGTCTCCCATCTGTGTGGAAGGTAAGATATTGGTTTGGGTCGATGCTGAATCCAGCCAAATTTATCAGCTTGATCTTCAATCAAAGAAAACACACAACATTCACGTAGGGTTGCCTGTCACAGCTATTGCGAAAATTAAAAAATCGGGATGGCTGTTGGTGACCAAGATAGGCATTTACGCGTGCGATCCAAATTTCCAACGTTACGAATACCTCGGAAACCCAGTTAAAAACAATCCCAAGTTGAGACCCAATGACGGAGTCGTCAGCCCAGCAGGCGATCTTTGGTTTGGCACAATGAATCAAGAGGAGCTCGAAGCACCGGACGGAGCGCTGTTCATTTTGCATAAGGAAACGATGCAAATTCAGCAATTGGATTGCGGCTTCTCTGTCACCAATGGCATTGCGTTTGACGTAAAAAATCACTGTGCCTACGTGAGCAATATGTTTCAAAGGAAAGTGTATCGATACCAGTTAGATACACGCTGGAAAGCCATTCAATCGAAGCGCGGTTTCGTTGAGCTCCCCCAAGGAACAGGGCTACCTGATGGTCTAAAAGTCGACTCTAAAGGCAGGCTTTACATTTGTCATTGGGGTGCGGGCATCATTACGGTTTATCAAAGCGATGGGCAATATGTTCAAAGCATCCCTTTACCCATTCGACACGCCACTCGCTGTACCTTTATTGATAACGGTTTGCTCGCACTTACCACTGCCTCCTACAACATGACAGAGCAAGAATTACAACGCCAACCCTTATCTGGTACAACACTCAGAATCGACTTGGGAGCGGATGTGAGCGGCACTGATTTTGAATTTGAGGCGCAAATATCCCCGTAG
- the msrB gene encoding peptide-methionine (R)-S-oxide reductase MsrB, which translates to MLNWQSVIEYASNGNLKPDRVIHKPEAEWKAQLTDEEFRITRQKGTERAFSSESCSLFEPGIYHCVCCGTSLFDGSVKFESGSGWPSFTQPVKANAIAYHMDESHGMRRIETTCNTCEAHLGHVFPDGPPPSGLRYCMNAVALKKAE; encoded by the coding sequence ATGTTGAATTGGCAAAGTGTGATTGAATATGCAAGCAACGGCAATCTGAAACCAGACAGAGTGATTCACAAGCCGGAAGCGGAATGGAAAGCGCAGCTGACGGATGAAGAGTTTCGGATCACTAGGCAAAAAGGCACCGAAAGGGCATTCAGCAGTGAATCGTGCAGCCTATTTGAACCCGGGATTTATCATTGTGTGTGCTGCGGAACATCGCTATTTGATGGCAGTGTGAAATTCGAATCCGGTTCAGGCTGGCCATCGTTTACCCAGCCTGTCAAAGCCAATGCCATTGCATACCATATGGATGAGTCTCATGGTATGCGCCGCATTGAAACGACCTGCAATACCTGTGAAGCCCATTTAGGGCATGTGTTCCCAGATGGTCCGCCTCCTAGTGGGCTGCGCTATTGCATGAACGCCGTCGCGTTAAAGAAAGCGGAATAA
- a CDS encoding SufS family cysteine desulfurase — MSNSVKDNQAETSQGIGWRQDFPTLNQEVDGKPLVYLDSAASAQTPNRVIDRMSRFYRDEYASVHRGVHQLSANATDKMEQARDKARAFLGAQSRDEIVFTKGTTEAINLVANGFLKPLLRLKGNQPSEIVISRLEHHANIVPWQMLAEQFNLTVKVWEANERGELDIHALEPLLTENTALVAVTHISNVLGSRTPIEDVTELAHKNGIPVLLDGAQAVMHETVNVEALNCDFYVFSAHKLYGPTGIGVLYGKKTLLDAMEPWEGGGAMIDKVCIPSGTTFNQAPWKFEAGTPNIAGILGLGEAIDYVQEAGLDTIAQYENELMDYALTQLASIENIQIYGNPSHRAGVIPFNLGNHHAYDVGTFLDRYGIAIRTGHHCAMPLLESLSQSAVCRASIAMYTTREDIDALVAGLKRINLLLG; from the coding sequence ATGAGTAACAGTGTGAAAGATAACCAAGCAGAAACATCACAAGGAATAGGTTGGCGTCAGGATTTTCCTACTTTGAACCAGGAAGTCGACGGCAAGCCTCTTGTGTATTTAGATTCTGCGGCTAGCGCACAAACTCCAAACCGAGTCATTGACCGCATGTCCCGATTTTATCGGGACGAATATGCGTCGGTTCATCGCGGCGTGCATCAACTCAGCGCCAACGCCACAGATAAAATGGAACAGGCTCGCGACAAGGCTCGTGCTTTTTTAGGTGCTCAGTCTCGTGACGAAATCGTGTTCACTAAAGGCACAACGGAAGCCATTAACTTAGTTGCTAATGGGTTTTTGAAACCGCTACTGCGTCTGAAAGGTAACCAGCCTAGTGAGATCGTGATTTCTCGCTTAGAACATCACGCTAACATCGTCCCTTGGCAAATGCTGGCAGAGCAGTTCAATTTAACCGTGAAAGTCTGGGAAGCGAATGAACGCGGCGAGCTAGACATTCACGCATTGGAACCGTTACTGACCGAAAACACGGCTTTGGTGGCGGTAACACACATCTCGAATGTACTGGGTTCTAGAACGCCTATTGAAGACGTTACGGAATTGGCACACAAAAACGGCATTCCAGTGCTGTTAGACGGTGCACAAGCCGTAATGCACGAAACCGTAAATGTTGAAGCGTTGAATTGTGATTTTTACGTATTCTCAGCTCATAAGCTCTATGGACCAACAGGTATTGGCGTTCTGTACGGCAAGAAAACCTTGCTAGACGCGATGGAGCCTTGGGAAGGCGGCGGTGCAATGATAGACAAAGTCTGCATTCCATCGGGTACGACTTTCAACCAAGCACCTTGGAAATTTGAAGCTGGCACACCTAACATCGCAGGTATTCTGGGGTTAGGCGAAGCCATTGATTATGTCCAAGAGGCGGGGCTGGATACCATTGCCCAGTACGAAAACGAGTTAATGGATTACGCCTTAACTCAACTGGCAAGCATTGAGAATATTCAAATTTACGGTAACCCAAGTCATCGTGCAGGTGTGATTCCGTTCAATTTAGGCAATCATCACGCCTATGATGTAGGTACGTTTTTAGATAGATATGGCATCGCAATTCGTACTGGTCATCACTGTGCCATGCCTCTACTGGAGTCATTGAGTCAATCTGCGGTATGTCGCGCATCCATTGCCATGTATACTACGCGCGAAGATATTGATGCCCTCGTGGCAGGACTCAAACGAATAAATCTCTTGTTAGGATAA
- the sufD gene encoding Fe-S cluster assembly protein SufD, with protein MVGLSEKSRDVALTRLRSLAGQSSWQENSWQSLALWGIPNAKHEDWKYTPLDDFLALSHRAPAQNSIDSISFESISMSFDCYRLVFFDGKLISELSDDIPNTVIKDINELDDAAQHQLSSNINQEAFSALTDATATAGIYVQVGNDTQLEKPIYLFHLNSGGDGELCSYRHHVELSRLAECHVYEHHVSLKQGGGVTCSRLTANVSDGANFKHIKLIEESAEQHHFGHNDITLYRDSRATSHTFLLEGKLVRHNTSGILKGQGGEVEMNSLTLPKEDQVFDTRTYLRHKAAHCNSHQTHKVIGKDNGVGVFNGMIYVDKGAIKTDGQMDNHNLLLSEKSQINSKPQLEIYADDVKCSHGATTGQIDQSQVFYLQARGIPKAKAEKMITFAFAGELTDEIEHPEVQQHIIRRIEQKLDL; from the coding sequence ATGGTTGGATTATCGGAGAAGAGTAGAGATGTGGCGTTAACGCGTCTTCGCTCTCTTGCGGGTCAGTCTAGCTGGCAAGAAAATAGCTGGCAGTCATTAGCGCTTTGGGGGATCCCGAATGCTAAACACGAAGACTGGAAGTACACGCCTCTGGATGATTTCCTAGCGTTATCACACCGCGCACCTGCACAAAACAGCATTGATAGCATTTCATTTGAAAGCATCAGCATGAGTTTTGATTGCTATCGTTTGGTTTTCTTTGATGGAAAACTGATATCGGAATTGTCTGACGATATCCCGAATACCGTCATTAAAGACATCAACGAATTGGATGATGCAGCTCAGCACCAACTGTCTAGCAACATCAATCAAGAAGCGTTCTCTGCGCTTACGGACGCAACGGCTACTGCTGGTATTTATGTTCAAGTGGGTAACGATACTCAGCTTGAGAAACCGATTTATCTGTTTCATCTGAATTCTGGTGGTGACGGTGAGCTTTGTAGCTACCGACATCATGTTGAGCTTAGCCGACTAGCGGAATGCCATGTTTACGAGCATCACGTGTCTCTGAAGCAAGGTGGCGGTGTGACTTGCTCACGGCTAACTGCGAATGTCAGTGATGGCGCTAACTTTAAGCACATTAAGTTGATTGAAGAAAGTGCTGAGCAACATCATTTTGGTCACAATGATATTACTCTGTACCGCGATAGCCGCGCGACAAGCCATACTTTCTTACTGGAAGGTAAGTTGGTAAGGCATAACACCAGCGGCATTTTGAAAGGTCAGGGCGGTGAAGTTGAAATGAACAGCTTAACTTTGCCGAAAGAGGATCAGGTGTTTGACACCAGAACCTATCTTCGCCACAAAGCGGCACATTGTAATAGCCACCAAACGCATAAAGTGATTGGTAAAGACAACGGTGTTGGTGTCTTTAACGGCATGATTTATGTCGATAAAGGTGCAATCAAAACCGATGGTCAAATGGACAACCACAATTTGCTTCTAAGCGAAAAGTCCCAGATCAACAGTAAGCCGCAATTAGAAATTTATGCCGATGATGTGAAATGCAGCCACGGTGCTACCACTGGGCAAATTGATCAGAGCCAAGTGTTCTACCTTCAAGCTCGCGGAATCCCTAAAGCCAAGGCTGAAAAGATGATTACGTTTGCGTTTGCAGGTGAACTGACTGATGAGATCGAACACCCAGAAGTGCAGCAACATATCATTCGTCGGATCGAACAGAAATTGGACTTGTAA
- a CDS encoding GNAT family N-acetyltransferase: MFTKHIDDEIQLALVQPSFAKDFLRIRNDNLDYLSQWLAWPPHCDNEDAFLSFIRMSLQNYAEGKSLTCVIIYKGYLVGAASLNSIDHNLSRAEIGYWLEASAQGNGIVTRACLTLLDIIFEELKLEKAQLHAAVDNQASRAVAERIGMTLEGVITRNENLNGRVVDHAVYGLLKSHR; encoded by the coding sequence ATGTTCACGAAACACATTGATGATGAAATCCAGCTAGCACTGGTACAACCCTCATTTGCAAAGGATTTTCTAAGAATTCGCAACGATAATTTAGATTATCTCTCTCAATGGCTAGCGTGGCCGCCACACTGCGATAACGAAGACGCTTTTTTGAGCTTTATTCGCATGTCTTTACAGAATTACGCTGAAGGAAAATCGCTTACCTGCGTCATCATTTATAAGGGCTATTTGGTAGGCGCGGCATCACTCAATTCGATTGACCACAATTTGAGCCGCGCTGAAATTGGTTATTGGCTTGAAGCGTCTGCGCAGGGAAACGGGATCGTTACCCGAGCATGCCTTACACTGTTAGACATCATTTTCGAAGAATTAAAATTAGAGAAAGCCCAACTGCATGCAGCCGTAGACAATCAAGCAAGCCGCGCGGTTGCAGAAAGGATAGGCATGACATTAGAAGGCGTTATTACGCGCAATGAAAACCTCAATGGGCGAGTCGTTGATCACGCGGTATATGGATTACTGAAAAGCCATCGGTGA
- the sufE gene encoding cysteine desulfuration protein SufE yields MTPEKLVKNFNRCQDWEERYLYIIELGDRLNAISDDKRTDDYLIKGCQSQVWLDQVQDEKGAFHFFGDSDAAIVKGLIAVTVIAFEGKTSKEILDFDINQWFEELELHKHITPTRSQGLSAMVASIQKTAEIYS; encoded by the coding sequence ATGACGCCAGAAAAGCTCGTTAAGAACTTTAACCGTTGTCAGGATTGGGAAGAGCGCTACCTGTACATTATTGAACTGGGAGACCGCCTGAACGCCATATCAGACGACAAACGCACGGACGACTATTTGATCAAAGGTTGCCAAAGCCAAGTTTGGCTCGATCAAGTTCAAGACGAAAAGGGCGCTTTCCATTTTTTTGGCGACAGCGATGCAGCCATCGTGAAAGGGCTGATAGCCGTAACGGTTATTGCGTTTGAAGGTAAAACATCGAAGGAAATTTTAGACTTCGATATCAACCAATGGTTTGAAGAGCTTGAACTGCACAAGCACATCACACCAACCCGTTCTCAAGGGTTATCGGCCATGGTTGCTAGCATTCAAAAAACCGCTGAAATTTATTCTTAA
- a CDS encoding DUF3088 family protein: MKPILFVLKMPFQDEGESWICSHCALIEGAIQVNQSWEDHIDIRRIDFPKPRREVVELIGEDKQWLPVLILEDNVTLTDPIEIINYLASTFGGAKVHP, from the coding sequence ATGAAGCCTATTTTATTTGTGTTGAAAATGCCGTTCCAAGATGAAGGGGAGAGCTGGATTTGCTCTCATTGCGCATTGATTGAAGGAGCGATTCAAGTCAACCAAAGTTGGGAAGATCACATTGATATACGAAGAATAGATTTTCCTAAACCGAGAAGGGAAGTAGTCGAGCTAATCGGTGAAGATAAGCAGTGGTTGCCAGTGCTTATCTTAGAAGACAACGTGACCCTAACCGACCCGATTGAAATCATCAATTATCTTGCAAGCACCTTCGGCGGAGCCAAAGTACACCCTTAA